The Coffea arabica cultivar ET-39 chromosome 10e, Coffea Arabica ET-39 HiFi, whole genome shotgun sequence region AATCCACTGTTCATTCTCTACCTAACATTACAATTATAATGTCCATttattactctttttttttttttttgtcaaagtcCATTTATTACTTCATTTCCTCCCTTTTGTTGTGctacaaaattttcaaacaaaataCTATCTTTCAAGACTTGGTCATTCAGTCAACTCTCAGCCCCACCACGCCCCACTTGCTCTTAAATCATCATTTGTTATACACTTAAATCAAccaataaaaaatttcaaaaagcaGTCTCATAATGTATTGTGAATGTACTAGTTTAGAATTTTACAAATGCcctcaaattttctatttttcacaTTTAGTTTCTCATATTTAATGTAATTTAGAGTCCTTAccttaaacaaattaaaaaaattattttggtgTCCTAACATCAAGCAAGTTCAAGTTAGTTATCAAACATCCAGCAGTGATAGCATATATACTATCAATGTTCATAAGATTGATCCACATTATATTCAAAAGGTAATAGTTCTATAGCAAATCTATTTCTGGTTGCCTTTTTTTATTAGTGTCTGCCCAAAGCACTAAAGTGTCCTTTAAATTGAGAGCAAACAATGGAAGGCTCAAGTTTCATCAAACTTTGTACAAAGACAAATGATGTGAACATATGCTAAATTTATCTCAGAACAAGTTGTGTACTAACCACATTTTGCCCCACAACTTTGAACTCATTCGGATTGTTATCTTTTAGAGTTTCTACGAAAGAaaagcgatttgatatatataaggtaaaaaaaattaaaaaatatattcaagagaaatataaaatttttctttaaaaaactGCAATCCAAAAAAGGATAATTAGTACCAAGTGGTATTACCATAGTATTTCACCTAGAGTAATTTGCAAATGTGGAGGATCATCTATgctattttctttttgtatgaGTAGTAGGATTGGTCCTCCTATATGTTAATATCAgctttttattataaaaataacttTAAATGAGTTGTATAATATGTTCTAAGAAAACTCCATATACGTTCCCTACATTCCTTTTTATTCCAAACACATGTTTTGAAGAAGCGATTATCAcaagttattttttaaaaaaaaaacccaaaacaaCCGTTTACCACACAAAAAGATTTGTAATTATATGGTCCTTTTTAatacaattttttcttttcttttctttttgcagaATTCGTGTACTGCATTTTCTCAATTCAACTGCAATTCTGTATTAAAGGAATAAATTATGCCAATTGATTTATATAAGAAAAAAGTTGTAAAAGTAACTTAACAATGTCCTCACAATTGTATATTGCTAAGCTATGTCACCTTTGCAGCTTTTTTCATATTCTCCGGATATAACAATTCAATTGGCTTGAAATGATAAACATATCAATCTGGTTAAAGatataacccaaaaaaaattccttATGCTGATTTTCGTAGCTAGGGAAGCATGACATCCAGAATGGAAAAACAGAACAGCATTTAtgacttttttttcttgatcagatttttttttcttagtatAAGTAGGAGGGTTCGAATTCTGGATCTCTCATTTACACTTCTTCCTCTCGAACCACCCTACCTGTCCCTAATGACAGAGCCAGGGGGATTGAGAGGGGCTATGGCCGCtcctaagttttgaaaattttaattcatagtgTAAATATATGTGTAAAATAAATTTGGCCCCctaatttttaaacttttagttcatatatatatatatatatatgaattagccacctttgaattaattttttttcaaaaaaagttatttagtttttattatgctaattatttaactttcaaaaaaattaaacatataatttgatgaTCTATAGTAAAAGAACCAATTCATAATTATCAATgggttaaaacaaaaataattactttattgacccatatacaaatatataacTTAGCCCAATTGATGAAATATTTAAAATCAGTGATCTATCCTCTTGTTAACTCATAtacaaacataaaaataattactcCAAGACTtggtgaaaacaagaaaattagtGATCTATCCTCTTGTTGACCGATTGATTAGACTTATTTTTACTCTTCTTATGTCAACTGTAACTATAGAACAGGTATTTTCGATTATGAAGATATCAAGACAAAAATCCGAAACAAGATGgtagataatttcttgaatgattgctTAACTgtgtacataaaaaaaaaagttgttggAAAATTTAGCACTAATTCaattataaatgaattttattttatgaaagAATGTAAAGCTCAAAGCtcatagatgaatttagttttaagaaaaaaggtTGAAATTTCAAGGCATGTTAACacaacttttatcttttttcaattgaaaatagttatatttatattgcattgttttatgtatatattttttaacacaagtgacatattggagcatcttctcataatgtgcaaCTTGGGTGCTTTGTAATGgtataaaatatttaatcaaaatttattttttatcttaatTTTCATTATGATGGTGCTGCATATATGTGAAATAGACATAccttataattaaagttaatatttgatatttttagatatCATATATTTGAATagatatatattattttaaacataacatattaaaataattttatagaaaaaattttggccccccagaaaaaaaaatcgtAGCTCTGTCACTGCCTTTCCTTCCCCCAAAATCAGATGTTGAATAATTCGGGAAACGCTCGTCTATtaaatgatgaatttttattttctatgtCAGGAAAAGTCAATCGTCCATACTCGTCTCCAAATATGAACAATCATGGGCCGACAAAAAGGTCAATCTCTGTCACTCATTTTAAGCAGATAATGTGGGTTCAACTTTGACGTTCTAGggtatgcaattttttttttttttttagtgagaTTATCCACTTGAAGACTTTGCCATAATCAATTAATACAGTTTCATTCAGGTACCACAATTTTCTGAGGCAAAGAAAACGAGCTAAGAAAGAAACGGACGCAGTTTGTGTGTGTGTCTGGCCAAGTAATGCGTGCAACTTTGTCCAAAACAATTTGCATTTTGTACGCATGAAAATTGGTATTTTTACAACTATGGTAACTGATATCATATGGCCCAGCTTGGATTGCAGTTTTCTGGGAAAATTTTTTACGTTTTTCATGAATATTGTTTgtaaatatttttaattattatttttatttattttacatacatcacaCTCTAAAAAAGTgctaaagtatttttttttttccaaaaatccttaaaaaattgcaatccaaacatgaGTCCAAATAAAGTCTAAAtcggttatttttttttttaatgaaaatcaCTTACTATAGGATCTATAGTGTTTTGTTTTTAGTGGGGTAAATTCCAGGTAGGAGTTATGTTCAGGGACCTTAGGGTAATTAAGGCTGTGTTTAAATTACAAGTTTATGCGAAAAAATTCTCTCGACgcattttccaatcacctttctatgttatatacatcatatcgatatagtatattttttttaaacaaaaactcTAAAAAACTTGCAATCCAAATGGACTCATAATTGCCTCCCGCGGGTAGTCCTACTAGTTCTGTAGTCTGGTAGTTACCGGTAGGTCCCATGATCGATCCCCGTGTGCTATCTCATTGTATATACCTTGGAACAAAACTCTACATAGACTTAGGGAATTAGCTTGGCCGAAAAACTGGGATAcccttaaatttaaaaaaaaaaggacttatAATTCCCAGCTTTCTTATTCTTGAAAAGGGTTTTCGTTTGTAGCACAAGTTCTGTTGATGGAATTTGTAGTAATGCCAAAGCGGAAGAAAAGGAGGCAGTGTCATTTGGTAATGGGCAAACTCTTACTGCCGAAATTGGTTCAAAAAAGACGGTAAAACTTAAAATGTTACATAAGAGAGTCGATTCCATTGGAAAAGGCCAGATACTATACCCAGAAGAAAATCAAAGACGAGATTTATTACCAGAAATGTTCATTAATTTGTAGCATTTGATAAAAATTACTGTGGTCATAGAATGAGAAAACTAAAGAACTTTCAGGTCTTTGGAATCATTAGGTCATGATAATATCTAATATATCACATGCTTAAtgcaaccctttttttttttctcctatgATAAGGTAGACAAACATAACGAGAGTTTTAATGTTTAAGTTTCGTTTTTTATTATACTGATCCAATTTTTCAGCTCAGAAAATTCGAAGATTAGCCATCGTATAAGTATGTTAAAGCAATTTCTAAGAAACAAAGGCAAATACACAAATTAAATTATCCAGACTACAGTAAAATGTGTGCTTAATGTTCAACAAAGAACTGTAATAGGTTCTCTCAAACATGTACATAATCCGATGAAACTATTTTTCTAATTTCAAGACACTTGGTGAATGCGAAAATCCGTGAAGATCATGTAATAGCATGATGATCAGAAACCAATTCAAACAAAAGAATGTTCTTGTCTTATTTTCTTCACTCTTCGAAATTATGTGTAGAGTAACTTTGCCTTTCACATTCATTGACATTTTGGTAATTGAGAAAGAGCCATTGACCATAGAGGTCCTATTACGTTCATAAATTTCACCTGGacatttgatttcttttgtctTTGGATATTTCAATTGGAGCAATTGGATATAGGCCTTGTAAACCATCAAGTTATGAATGACAAATATCAAAAGCAGTTTTTATTTGAAAAGCAAGATGCTCTGAAATTTGCTAATGTACACAAAACCAAACTTAATAAGGAAGGCTAGAACGAGATATGTTGCCAAAGAATTACTAGTTCTTTTGTCAGAAAGAAATGTTCTCTCACCTTTAATTTTTCTCTACTACTTTCTGCAGTTTTCTTGCTTCTCTCAGGTTTGTCAGCAGGTCCACGAGGAGGATCTCTTAATCAGAGGCTTCATTTGCTTGTCTTCTTCAAGAGAAATCATCCCCAAGTGTGAAGGATCCTCTAACATCATCTTTGCAACCAGATATCCAGCGATTGACCATGTCTGGAACTTTCTAGCTTGTTTACCAATATATCTACCAAGTTTGCCATCATAGTACTCAGGCCAACTGTCCTTGAGCAAACGGCTCTCAGCAAGATCAATTGCACGTCTAGCAATTTGTATTCGTCCGGTCTTGATGCATGCAGCCGTTAGCAACCACAAAAGCACTGTATATGACAGACAGAAAAGTTTTTCCATGCATTAAGAAAAGAACTAGTTTAGGTGAAGGGCAAATGAGGAAAAGCAGCAGAACAGTTTCGCAGCTTCAAAATGTcaataaagaaaataatgaGAAGCCAGTGGATTGTATTTCTATCAGAAGGTGCATAACAACATAGTGCTTCAGGtaaaaaatgaactaaaatcgATCAAACCAGTGAGTTTTTAGTGTACTGTTATATTCTCTAAGAGATTAAAACTTCCACATAAAAGCACCATACAAAAATGCCGAGTCGGCTCTTAACATGCTCACAGGGGATTAAAATGAAATTGCTGCTGTTCTCGTGGAAATATGACGATGAATTTAATATAATTCTCACGGCAAGTTTACCTTCAAAGTATTTATAGCAGGCAAGCAAAAAAGTAAGTTGGAATTAAATGAAGACAGAAAAGTGGAAGAACCTGGCCAAGATCCACCATTGTGGTAACTCCATCTTGTATTCTTTGGATCACAGCCAGTAACAATTCTCCACTCATGACTTTCTATTGCAGGATAACATATTTTCATAGGCATTTCCCCAACAAGCTCTTCCCAACGAGCCTCTATAAGATCCATAATAGCAGCAGCTTGCTCAGCAGTAGCTAGACAAGATAAAATAGCAACACAATTTCCCAATGCAAACCATCTCATATCCATTCTTGCAGGACTAACATTGCCAATGAAATAACCACCACGTGTTGGCATAAAATCAAACACCCAATCTGAAATTGAATCTGGAATAACATTAAACTTATTTACTGCAGTATGTGAGTATTCTTCAGTTTTATAGCGATATATGTCATTTAATTGTTGGAAGTCAAGCCAGAAATAACTTCTCATGTGAAAGCTTAACGCATGCAAGCGCTTTACTATTCTCTCAATGAACTCTTTCCCTTCCGTGTCATGCTTCAACATCACCAAGGCACATCTCAGTGCCATAAAGAAGAGTGCTTGGATTTCAATAGGATAACCATAAATCCCCTGTAACATCAGAATAAATATATAAAGACCATGAAAAACGTATATTGCCATCAACTACTGTGaataaaacaaattaaataagTAGCTCTGTTACAGATGCAGAACAATTGAAAGAACAGCACCATGATAGTCTAATCCTTTTCAGTGAAAATTATCCTACATAATAATCAAAGTTGCACAGATGCCCATCTCTTTCTGTAGTATCTGGGTGTCTTCTAAATGTAATCAAAGGGGAAAACAgatgaaagaaaaatatgaacATCTTAACAATGTAATATTTGTACAAATATCCTTTTACTTCAATTTAATAGCATACTTCCAATAAAGGATGTAGTGGCACCTATAATTAAGCCAAACAAAAATGCATCAAATCCAACTTtcaataagaaaaaaatatccAATACTTGTCATcccaaagaaggaaaaaaaaatggcatcCAATTGAGGAGAACTAGGCAAGTGTGCTTTCTTCCCTTGACATTCCAATGCAGAACAAAACTGAATATCTTACAACGACAACGATCTCTAGAAGTCATTAATTCTGATAGCATATACTGGCTTATACAGTACTCTGGCTTGTAAATAGATTAAATAAAACCCAACAAATTTATTATTGTTAGTTTTAGACCAAGACAAAGAGCATCAACACAAGCCACACTTCTTGAACCGAAGAGGATTTATGCATAGAAAAATCATACTTCTCAGCCATCACAAGACAAAAATGTTGGAAGGCATTCCAAAGCATCAAAATTTTTAGTGAATCCATTACTGAGTTGCAGCTGGTCATTGACCAAGTAAGTTCGTTGATTGAGTTACAAAAGAAGATataaaaatcattaaacaattCAGTATTGTTATTGAGGTGAATGGTATTCAATACTGCAATAAACGAATTGAAAGCGCGTGTTCATTATCTATCTGCATCTACTTTCACTCTGGAGAATTAATAGCACTGATTAAGTTCAGGACAGGTATAAAATACAGGATGATGAATTTACTATCGTATTTGCACATTGAGTTTTCGAGATAGGTATTCAGTTAGTAACATTTCATGATATAGAGAGTGAAAATTGTATAGAGTATTAATATTGGATAAATATATGGAAACAAAACCTCAAAGAAGAGGATAGAAACCAGTAAAGCCAGAAGTGCTTAATGCAAAATTTTCTCCAAAGTTAGAATAGTATACAAGCATATCACTTTGTGAAGAAGCACTTCCATAAAGTATCAAGGATGTTGCAGAATTGGATTACTGGGTACTGTAAATTATTGGTCAAAGAAAACTTGAACATGCAGAACTAAAGAAAACACTGGAGAGAGAAAAACagacaagaaaaaaagaaaggaaaaaaaaccatTGTCATGACTTCCGGACTGCTGATCTACCCCTGAAGAGTTTTTCACTAACGGACTAATTAGAACCGCACACCTAGGTTTAAAACTGTTTTCTCAAAATGGCGCTTGTGAAAGGTGTCTAAAGTGGAGCTAAGAATAAAGCAGAAAATACATGCACAGAGATAACATTGTGTTCCACTTGACAAATGTTATACTCCCTCTGCCCCATTGTTAATGCCATGTTTCCCCTTCTTTTTTGTTCTCCCAAAATAAGGCTCTTCAAAGCCAACAAAACATTTTAGTTGCTTCCCAGTTTTGCACTTTGGAAAGGTAACTGTTCTCACATCCCAAACTTCACTCATAATGAATGAATACAATGAATCAATGGGTCACATTATTCAATTTACCCCAAGCTAACTCATCTAGGTATAAAGATTAAACATCTCCATAAATAAGTGCAATTCCCCAGAAATGACTGTTATTTTGGGGCGGAGGCAGTAATACTTATCCGAATTGAGGTGGAAAAGTCAGACAAATGGAGTTATAGGGTGTGGTCTAAGCAAATTACATACTCATCACCATTAGATCTAGAATGCCCAAGAACATTATTTTTTTCCATTCATGATCGTTTGGATACAACaggtataaaaaaaaattgtcttaATTTTCGCTATAGGTCATAATAAGTGGTTGAAAgtaaaacttatatacatgcaAACTGGGAAATTCAACAATATCAGAGGACTATGTGTTCTATTCCTACATGAGCCTATATGTTTCTCAAATAAATCTAAACTGAGTGAACCATCATACTTAGGAACAAGGCTCAAAGAGAACAGAAGAGATTATAAAGAATATTGTTTCAAATTCCGTGTTCCAGAATGCAAAGCATACATCCCAATGGTGAAAAACTCCCCTCTTCCACAAAAAGCCAGACCACCTTAAAGCACATGCTGTTGTTCCTCTCTACCTTTCAGTAAAAATTCTATCTTCACAAAATGGTATTTGGTTCTAGCACTAGTCAATCAACCACAGCAAGGCCATCCCAGTGCCAAATTCATACAAAATCATTCAGAGAAGAATAGGAAAATTGAATCCAATGGAAATATAGCTGGATAGTTTTTATATGCAAGTTTAGCAGTTATTTACATCGCTAATGGAAGTCATATTGCTCCAATATATATATTGTGTGCCAAACCAAATTGATTTAGCAACTCCAAAGCATGGATTGAATAAAAAGCATAAATACACATGGCAGCTTCAACAACAGTTGTAAACTAGCAACTATTCCTCGCAGTCAATCTTGACAATGCAATGCAAGCAGGATTGAGGTATAGCAAACACAACTGGTAACATGAATCCAAGCACCTCATGCACAATAAACTCAGATTCTCCAACAAAAGGCGAATATTTTGTCAAGCAACATTCAACATAAACCCACCTTCATATCCCCTTCTTTCTGTAAGTCTCACATGGCTACTACTACTTTAAGTAAACATTGAATTATCAAGTACAAGCAGGTGGCTAAACCCCAACATCAAGTGGAATCTTGcacttaaaaaataattattcactTGAAACTTTTTCAAGAGAAACACCAGGACACATGCGATGCTGCTTGATGGTTTGACCATCCAATTGAGGCTAATGGAGGGAAGAGAGCCAAAAACGTGATGCTAATCTTCTGGATCCCAAACTAAAAAAGGCCTCCAAAACCACTAGATTATGCTGTTTTACTAGCAATGAACAAAAGCATGACTGCAGGCAACAGAAGACGATATATTACGAAATATCAATTGACATATTCATCATTATAGTTAGTTTTAGTTTCCTTGGGCTAAGAGAAAGAGCACTGCTATCCTTGGGCCAATGCAAAATACGCACTGCCTAATTGAGAATCTTTACCATAATTAATTCAGCTTACAGCATTGGCACCGAAATATATCTCCTCATTCTAATGAAGACAAACATCTCTCCATCAGATTACTGTAATTTACCAGACAGGAGTGACTATATTAGAACTTATGGCATCATTTCTTTTGGTTCCTTTGAATTTGGTGATCTTTCTTTTctaattacaaaaaattttcaccaaaagtACGAGTAAGCAGGTTTTAGATTAGATAGACAATGCCCAAACAGCCATTAGCATCATCATTCACAATGATAAGAAATCCCTAGATTCCAAGAAGTATCTAGACAAGGATCTTACCATTCTTCTATCAATCATGGAGCATCCATCAGCACAAAGTAAAGTTGGAAAAGTATCAAATCCTTCAGACAAACACAAGCTCAATATAAGCCTCATCCCTTTTTGGCACTCCGGTGTTTCAGCCAGACTTAGGTCTCCAGTAGACTTAGTATACGCACGTAGAAGAATGATCCACCAAAATCCAGAGTCAATTGGAGCAACTCTTCCAATTGCACTCTCACCAAAATCAGCTACTATTGTATCTGTCTTACGATCTGGGTCgtgtaaaactttgaaactagCTGGCATGGCCCCTTCCCCAAGCTTAAATCTATCAATTCTTTTTTCCCAGCCTTGAAGCTGAAGTGTCTTCAATAGAAAATTCTTTACAATTTCAGGCTCACCATTCATTAAAAATGCCAGAGCACTTGGCACAAAGTCTCGTACAAAAACCTAAGCATAAAAAGTATTAACAAATCAACAGATTAATTCTACATAAGATCAATTAATCAGAGACACTATTTGACTCTCAAACTAAGAATTTAATGTCCAGCATTATATAAATCACAGAATAAAAAACGCGTatgagtttcaaaaatttagccAATAGCAGCATCTGACAGCTGCAATTCAACTAGTAGGATATCCCAGCACAAGTGAAATACCACCATATTGATAAATCAACAGCAAAGAACAAATCAAAGCATAGAAACTTCACCTGGTCATAGTTTAAAACCTCCTCAGAGGCATGATCATATGCAGCGATTGTGCCAACAGGTTGGTCACGGAAAAACACCAAAGATCTGCGGAGAGCTTCCCAAGCATCAGCAACCATAGGGTGGGGCTCAAAGGAATTCCTCGCAGATGAAACCGGAGTGTCTAACGCAGACCGGCCTGGTGAATAAGCTGTTTCATATGCATCTAACGCTCTAGATAAACCAATAGACAACTCACTCAGTGATCTCTCATCAAAGGATCTCTGCCTTTCTATGTTTAATCTGGGTTTATCTGGCTTATCAAGAAGCTTTGAGAGATCATAATCATCCATTTCCGAGATAGAACAATGCGAGCTAACATTCCTAAGTTGATATTCTTTAACACACTCCATGCTAAACCCTCAGACCTTCAACCCAAAAAGTGCTCTGCACTGAAAATCAATCTTCAGTTacagacaaaaacaaaaacaaaatcacgCAATTCAAAACAGAAAGATCGACATAAATATCTTATATATGACATAGAACTAATAAGCTTTACTATTCAAGCCAAAAATACATTGCATTAAAAAGGATGTATTTTCAGAGGAAGGAGATGCATGGAAATACAAATGCACCTTGTAATATATGTAAGCATATATAAAGTCAAACGCTACAAAACATTATGCATAAAAAAACCCCCAAATGAGActtaaaaaatgtaaaaagtCAAGTGAACTACCAGAGCAAAAACCATCTTACTCCTTACCTaatcttcattttctttaacCCTTCATCCTTTCTTATAAACATACGTGAGAAGAGTAAAAGTAACATAGAAAGAAGCAACCTAACTACCAAAACCAAATAATCTTGTCCCAGAAATAAGGTGGTTAGTactaattttgaattcttgTTTGATTGGTAAATTAATCATTTTACTTTCCAtattcaaagaaaaaaatgccAGCTAGTATTTTTACGTAAATTAAGACAGTctaaactaggaaaatgattctCACTAAAGAGATCAATCCCAGGGTTTAAAACACAAGTTGCATAGCATTACCAAAATCCTACATAAATGGAAAAGCAAACAGTTACCAAAAAACGAGAAATTTCAAATTCCAAGATCCcagtaaaactaaataataatgcATAAAGCAACATTGGAAAAAGAAGTTTCAAACAAAAGGGTCTAAGAAAAAATTAACCAATCAGCAAAAGACAAATCAGATCTAAATCTCTTTCCTAAGAACACCAGTGAAGAGATAAAGAGAGACatggagagggagagaggagagaggaagagaccTCAAAAGGGATGAGAGAGAACAATAGGGAGTCCGATATTCCGGCGAGAAATGGGTCCGAGGGCCGGCGAGACTGCCGGAGGGGAGAAGAACAAGGGGGAAAAGACAGAGAGATAAAGAGGAGTGAAAAGTGGAAGAAGAGGGGAAAAAAGAACCACGTTCGCGGAAGCTGGTATTTATAGGCAAAAATGGGAAGAAAATGAacgaaaaaaatgaaacaaaagaaatgcCAACTGTGTATTGTCCGTTTGCCATTTGGGCAGGGGCACCAACCAGGGGACCGTTACTCGAGCAAGATTACAAACTTTGCCTGTGTTAGGTGGGTGTTAACTACTGTACAATAGTACATCTTTGGTAAGAAGACTTACCGGTTTTAGCCGGTTATGGATAATTTTGTTATAGCTGTGTTTTTATTTGATAGGCTTCTTATTGTAAATTGGATAGGCTTCTTATTTGTCCCTATTTCTCTTTGAGGAAAAAATTGTACTTAGATAGACACGTGGAACTAGCATGCTCATGTGATGAGAGAGATTTACTTTCCAATGACTTTTATTATGAACATGAATTATGTAAATGTGGGTAGAATTGCAAGAGTATAAGATTTTCATATATGTTAGAGGAGTTATATACAAGTTgacatttgacaaaaaaaaaaaaatatatatatatatgttagaGGAGATTTTAAGTTGATTTTGAGTATCATACTTTTAAGTTAAATTTGCCGTTAGATGGTTAAATAAGCATTTAACTTTAATATTTAAGCCACTATCTTCATTGTGGCATGCATGTTGAAGGACCGATACTGTGAAGATATAGaattttttatatgtttaacgtttgataaaaaaaaaaacttaaattaGTCCctttttggaaaaggttgtatCTTgtgtactttaaaaaaaaaaaagataacacAGAGTGCTTATATCAATACAAAATCCtattgatttgaaaattttacaaaaacGAACGTACTATATTTTGCCATATTTATGCATATTATTATTTGATAATGTATCTTTCATAATTTATTTCAGTCTTTCCTTTTAAGAATCTTAATTATATAGCTGACATGGATTGCATTTGACTTTTGATGTTTTTATAGAATCCTAATGATTTTAACATTTCATAACCTACTTTATTTCAACCTCAAAGCtatttaaatttgatatatgtcCTTGTATCAAATTACTTCTTTCTTCTTAATATTGTTATGATAATTGTCAACGTGGAAGAAAATCACCACAcacatag contains the following coding sequences:
- the LOC113712501 gene encoding probable alkaline/neutral invertase D codes for the protein MECVKEYQLRNVSSHCSISEMDDYDLSKLLDKPDKPRLNIERQRSFDERSLSELSIGLSRALDAYETAYSPGRSALDTPVSSARNSFEPHPMVADAWEALRRSLVFFRDQPVGTIAAYDHASEEVLNYDQVFVRDFVPSALAFLMNGEPEIVKNFLLKTLQLQGWEKRIDRFKLGEGAMPASFKVLHDPDRKTDTIVADFGESAIGRVAPIDSGFWWIILLRAYTKSTGDLSLAETPECQKGMRLILSLCLSEGFDTFPTLLCADGCSMIDRRMGIYGYPIEIQALFFMALRCALVMLKHDTEGKEFIERIVKRLHALSFHMRSYFWLDFQQLNDIYRYKTEEYSHTAVNKFNVIPDSISDWVFDFMPTRGGYFIGNVSPARMDMRWFALGNCVAILSCLATAEQAAAIMDLIEARWEELVGEMPMKICYPAIESHEWRIVTGCDPKNTRWSYHNGGSWPVLLWLLTAACIKTGRIQIARRAIDLAESRLLKDSWPEYYDGKLGRYIGKQARKFQTWSIAGYLVAKMMLEDPSHLGMISLEEDKQMKPLIKRSSSWTC